From a single Lacerta agilis isolate rLacAgi1 chromosome 3, rLacAgi1.pri, whole genome shotgun sequence genomic region:
- the LOC117043349 gene encoding retinol dehydrogenase 14-like has translation MAATAAAVVVAAALGGGLLLLARRLWPAAAAAGKRSATAAAAAALCRMEGKTVIITGANSGLGRAAAAELLRRRARVIMACRDPARAEEAARELRAEMGLSSRERGGGGGGRGELVVRELDLASLCSVRRFCQQVLQEESRLDVLINNAGIFQCPYMKTEDGFEMQFGVNHLGHFLLTNLLLGLLKSSAPSRIVVVSSKLYKYGEINFDDLNSELNYNKSFAYSRSKLANILFTRELARRLENTGVTVNVLHPGIVRTNLGRHIHIPLLAKPLFNLVSWAFFKTPLEGAQTSIYLASSPEVEGVSGKYFGNCKEEQLLPNAMDDLVARKLWDISEVMVGLLK, from the exons ATGGCCGCCACTGCCGCCGCGGTGGTTGTGGCCGCGGCTCTGGGCGGAGGGCTGCTGCTCCTCGCCCGGCGCCTCTGGCCGGCGGCGGCCGCCGCGGGGAAGCGCAGCGCtacggccgccgccgccgctgctttgTGCCGGATGGAGGGCAAGACGGTGATCATCACGGGCGCCAACAGCGGCCtgggccgggcggcggcggccgaGCTGCTGAGGCGCCGCGCGAGGGTCATCATGGCCTGCCGGGACCCCGCGCGCGCCGAGGAGGCGGCCCGGGAGCTGCGCGCCGAGATGGGCCTGAGCTCGAGGGaaagaggaggcggcggcggcggccgaggGGAGCTGGTGGTGCGCGAGTTGGACTTGGCCTCGCTGTGCTCCGTGCGCCGCTTCTGCCAGCAGGTGCTGCAG GAGGAGTCTAGGCTGGATGTTCTGATCAACAACGCAGGGATATTCCAGTGTCCCTATATGAAGACAGAGGACGGCTTTGAGATGCAGTTTGGCGTCAACCACTTGGGGCACTTCTTGCTCACCAACCTCCTCCTTGGACTTCTGAAAAGCTCTGCGCCCAGCAGGATTGTGGTGGTTTCCTCCAAGCTTTACAAATACGGCGAGATCAACTTTGATGATTTGAACAGTGAGCTAAATTACAATAAAAGCTTTGCTTATAGCCGGAGTAAACTGGCCAACATACTGTTCACTAGGGAATTAGCCCGTCGCTTAGAGAACACAGGGGTCACGGTCAATGTGCTGCATCCCGGTATTGTCAGAACAAATCTAGGCAGACATATACATATCCCTTTGCTAGCCAAGCCCCTCTTCAATTTGGTATCTTGGGCTTTCTTCAAAACCCCTCTGGAAGGAGCCCAGACTTCAATTTATCTGGCCTCCTCCCCGGAAGTAGAGGGTGTATCTGGGAAATATTTTGGAAACTGCAAGGAGGAACAACTGTTGCCCAATGCCATGGATGATTTGGTTGCAAGGAAACTATGGGATATCAGTGAAGTGATGGTAGGGCTATTAAAATAA